The following coding sequences lie in one Paenibacillus durus ATCC 35681 genomic window:
- a CDS encoding ABC transporter permease, which translates to MRKEVKMGIFGLCLVIPSFLLLSVIVIIPIILSFFESLRGETGGYDLSRYVYLFTDEGMRANIVFTLQVTIVSCVIVLAVSYALAVYMRFSTGRMVDLIRKTYMIPIFIPGVIATYGLINLLGNHGWLSRWLLLFGGTLPRIIFDQKGIIIANLWFNIPFTTMLLTSALAGIPNAVIESAKDIGASRLRIFFRIIMPLSYKTFLVAVTFVFMGVIGSFTAPFLVGPNAPQMLGVSMEQVFSVFQEREQAAAISFFTFLLCSLLGYFYIRSMVKEETARP; encoded by the coding sequence ATGAGGAAGGAAGTGAAAATGGGGATATTCGGACTTTGTCTGGTTATCCCCTCCTTTCTCTTGTTGTCTGTGATCGTAATCATTCCGATTATACTATCTTTTTTCGAAAGCTTGCGGGGTGAAACCGGCGGGTACGACCTCAGCCGTTATGTGTATTTGTTTACAGACGAGGGGATGCGCGCAAATATCGTATTTACCCTTCAGGTAACGATTGTTTCCTGTGTGATTGTACTGGCTGTCAGCTACGCATTGGCGGTATACATGCGCTTCAGCACCGGCAGGATGGTTGATTTAATCCGCAAAACCTATATGATTCCAATCTTTATTCCCGGGGTGATCGCGACCTACGGCCTGATCAACCTGCTCGGGAACCACGGCTGGCTGTCCCGCTGGCTGCTGTTGTTCGGGGGAACGCTACCGCGCATTATTTTTGATCAGAAGGGCATTATCATTGCGAATCTCTGGTTCAATATCCCGTTTACGACGATGCTGCTCACCTCGGCGCTGGCGGGAATTCCGAACGCGGTCATTGAGAGCGCCAAAGATATCGGGGCCAGCCGACTGCGCATCTTTTTCCGTATCATCATGCCGTTATCCTACAAAACATTTCTCGTCGCAGTTACCTTCGTATTTATGGGCGTCATCGGTTCGTTTACCGCTCCGTTTCTGGTCGGTCCGAATGCTCCCCAAATGCTCGGCGTGTCGATGGAGCAGGTATTCAGCGTCTTCCAGGAGCGCGAGCAGGCTGCGGCCATTTCTTTCTTTACGTTCCTGCTGTGCTCGCTGCTCGGTTACTTCTATATCCGTTCGATGGTGAAGGAAGAGACGGCCAGGCCATGA
- a CDS encoding extracellular solute-binding protein: MFRMKKRFTVLSALALSFSILAGCGTANNNSAGSAAAGGSASPAASNSASSSAPVEIQFYFTGSQNVKNLWDQLTPMFEEKNPDVKVKLVYIPSGTGAQPTYDRILAAKQAGKGSGGIDLYEDGLPVVTQGQKDDLWDTLSTSSVPNLVKVDAKTMEDVANLAVPYRSSAVVLAYNSEKVTAPPTTLDEVFDWIKKNPERFAYNDPSTGGSGSSFVTTTLYKDLPEEAIHNDDPAIEKDWAKGFATLKELGPYLYGKGIYPKKNQGTLDLLTSGEVDMIPAWSDMVLEQLDKGQLPATTKMQQITPGFNGGPTYLMVPKLSEKKEAAYKFLDFVLSPEAQAVMVKTMHGFPGIELTNMPQDIQDSFKGVSEGFRNFNVGELSKEINKRWQSDVAAQ; this comes from the coding sequence ATGTTTCGTATGAAAAAACGTTTTACTGTACTGTCAGCTCTGGCGTTGTCGTTCTCGATATTGGCTGGCTGTGGTACGGCAAATAACAATTCAGCAGGCTCCGCCGCCGCTGGCGGTTCCGCATCCCCGGCAGCAAGCAATTCCGCCTCTTCCAGCGCACCGGTCGAAATTCAATTTTATTTTACAGGCTCCCAGAACGTGAAGAACTTGTGGGATCAGCTTACGCCCATGTTCGAAGAAAAAAATCCGGATGTAAAGGTGAAACTCGTATACATTCCTTCCGGAACCGGCGCGCAACCGACCTATGACCGTATTTTGGCCGCCAAGCAAGCAGGCAAGGGGTCTGGCGGTATTGACCTATATGAAGATGGTCTGCCCGTTGTCACCCAAGGGCAAAAAGACGATCTCTGGGATACGCTGAGCACAAGTTCCGTTCCGAATCTCGTGAAAGTCGATGCGAAAACGATGGAAGATGTCGCGAACCTGGCGGTGCCTTACCGTTCGTCCGCCGTCGTGCTCGCTTATAACAGTGAGAAGGTGACCGCGCCTCCGACCACGCTGGACGAGGTGTTCGACTGGATTAAGAAGAATCCCGAGCGATTTGCTTATAACGACCCGTCCACCGGCGGCTCCGGCAGCTCTTTCGTAACGACGACCCTTTATAAAGATTTGCCTGAAGAGGCGATCCACAACGATGATCCGGCCATCGAGAAGGATTGGGCCAAAGGCTTTGCGACGCTGAAGGAACTGGGGCCCTACCTGTACGGCAAAGGCATTTATCCGAAAAAGAATCAAGGCACGCTTGATCTGCTGACGAGCGGAGAGGTCGACATGATTCCGGCCTGGTCCGACATGGTGCTTGAACAGCTGGATAAAGGCCAACTGCCGGCAACGACCAAAATGCAGCAGATTACACCGGGCTTCAACGGCGGACCAACTTATCTGATGGTGCCGAAGCTGTCCGAGAAGAAAGAAGCTGCCTATAAATTCCTGGACTTCGTCCTGTCGCCGGAAGCGCAAGCCGTCATGGTGAAGACGATGCATGGCTTCCCGGGAATCGAGCTGACGAACATGCCGCAGGATATTCAGGATTCGTTTAAAGGCGTGTCGGAAGGCTTCCGTAATTTCAACGTCGGCGAACTGAGCAAAGAGATCAACAAACGCTGGCAGAGCGACGTGGCGGCCCAATGA